In Alteromonas mediterranea DE, a single genomic region encodes these proteins:
- a CDS encoding ATP-dependent 6-phosphofructokinase, with the protein MSKRVAILTSGGDAPGMNACIRATIIACQKAGYTLLGYKHGYNGLLQQEYISLSLDSTHNLIQQGGTILHSARCKEFMHEEGLLKAAHNLKKARIDSLIVIGGDGSFKGAAKLSEHWDGQIIGIPGTIDNDIAGTDATIGYFTAIDTAMSSIDKVRDTADAFERIFLVEVMGRNAGFLALNAALSSAADYVIVPEFFSSAESEIEKLVSQINAQRTLKGPVSFIVVVAENVWPNGLAGLTDALQQRNLQDVRPVTLGHVQRGGSPVAQDRLLATTLGEAAIRLVGKDISNVMVGEVNQRPVTVPLSETWKNTKPLNEARVGAMRTLMNERYNQADN; encoded by the coding sequence GTGTCAAAACGTGTCGCAATTTTAACATCTGGTGGCGACGCACCAGGTATGAATGCATGTATTCGGGCCACTATCATTGCCTGTCAAAAAGCCGGTTATACACTGTTGGGCTATAAGCATGGGTACAATGGGCTACTGCAGCAAGAATATATTTCATTGTCCTTAGACTCTACGCATAACCTTATTCAGCAAGGCGGTACAATTTTACATAGCGCAAGGTGCAAAGAGTTTATGCACGAAGAGGGGCTGTTAAAAGCAGCTCATAATTTAAAGAAAGCGCGCATAGATTCATTAATTGTTATCGGCGGCGACGGCTCGTTTAAAGGGGCTGCTAAATTAAGCGAGCATTGGGATGGGCAAATTATAGGTATCCCTGGCACTATCGATAACGACATTGCGGGAACAGACGCAACTATCGGTTATTTCACGGCTATTGATACGGCCATGAGCTCTATCGATAAAGTACGCGATACTGCCGACGCTTTTGAACGTATCTTTTTAGTTGAGGTAATGGGGCGCAATGCTGGCTTCTTAGCCCTTAATGCTGCCCTCTCCTCTGCTGCAGACTATGTTATTGTTCCAGAATTTTTCTCTTCAGCTGAATCTGAAATAGAAAAACTCGTGTCACAAATCAACGCTCAGCGAACGCTGAAAGGCCCTGTTAGTTTTATTGTTGTGGTTGCAGAGAACGTATGGCCCAACGGACTAGCGGGCTTAACTGATGCCCTTCAACAACGAAATCTACAAGATGTAAGGCCGGTTACTTTAGGTCACGTTCAGCGCGGTGGTTCCCCGGTAGCGCAAGACCGACTTTTAGCGACTACGCTCGGAGAAGCGGCCATTCGATTGGTGGGAAAAGACATAAGTAATGTTATGGTTGGTGAGGTTAATCAGCGTCCAGTTACCGTGCCATTGTCTGAAACGTGGAAAAATACTAAACCGCTTAACGAGGCCCGTGTCGGCGCCATGCGAACGCTTATGAACGAGCGTTATAACCAAGCAGATAACTAG